The proteins below are encoded in one region of Bos indicus x Bos taurus breed Angus x Brahman F1 hybrid chromosome 2, Bos_hybrid_MaternalHap_v2.0, whole genome shotgun sequence:
- the LOC113877410 gene encoding tubulin alpha-1C chain-like has product MRECISIHVGQAGVQIGNACWELYCLEHGIQPDGQMPSDKTIGGGDDSFNTFFSETGAGKHVPRAVFVDLEPTVIDEVRTGTYRQLFHPEQLISGKEDAANNYARGHYTIGKEIIDLVLDRVRKLADQCTGLQGFLVFHSFGGGTGSEFTSLLMERLSVDYGKKSKLEFSIYPAPQVSTAVVEPYNSILTTHTTLEHSDCAFMVDNEAIYDICCRNLNIERPTYTNLNRLMSQIVSSITASLRFDGALNVDLTEFQTNLVPYPHIHFPLATYAPVISAEKAYHEQLSVAEITNACFEPANQMVKCDPRHGKYMACCLLYRGDVVPKDVNAAIATIKTERTIQFVDWCPTGFKVGINYQPPTVVPGGDLAKVQRAVCMLSNTTAVAEAWARLDHKFDLMYAKRAFVHWYVGEGMEEGEFSEAREDMAALEKDYEEVGADSAEGDDEGDEY; this is encoded by the coding sequence ATGCGTGAGTGCATCTCCATCCACGTTGGCCAGGCTGGTGTCCAGATCGGCAATGCCTGCTGGGAGCTCTACTGCCTGGAACACGGCATTCAGCCCGATGGCCAGATGCCAAGTGACAAGACTATTGGGGGAGGAGACGACTCCTTCAACACCTTCTTCAGTGAGACGGGTGCTGGCAAGCATGTGCCCAGGGCAGTGTTTGTAGACCTGGAACCCACAGTCATTGATGAGGTGCGCACTGGCACCTACCGCCAGCTCTTCCACCCTGAGCAACTTATCTCAGGCAAAGAAGATGCCGCCAATAACTATGCCCGAGGTCACTACACCATTGGCAAGGAGATCATTGACCTCGTCTTGGACCGAGTTCGGAAACTGGCTGACCAATGCACGGGTCTTCAGGGCTTCTTGGTTTTCCACAGCTTTGGTGGGGGAACTGGTTCTGAGTTCACCTCCCTGCTGATGGAACGCCTCTCTGTCGATTATGGCAAGAAGTCCAAGCTGGAGTTCTCCATTTACCCAGCCCCCCAGGTTTCCACAGCTGTCGTTGAGCCCTACAACTCCATCCTCACCACCCACACCACCCTGGAGCACTCTGATTGTGCCTTCATGGTAGACAATGAGGCCATCTATGACATCTGCTGTAGAAACCTCAACATTGAGCGCCCAACCTACACAAATCTTAACCGCCTCATGAGCCAGATAGTGTCCTCCATCACTGCTTCCCTGAGGTTTGATGGCGCCCTGAATGTGGATCTGACAGAGTTCCAGACCAACCTGGTGCCCTATCCCCACATCCACTTCCCTCTGGCCACATACGCCCCTGTCATCTCTGCTGAGAAAGCCTACCATGAACAGCTTTCTGTAGCAGAGATCACCAATGCTTGCTTTGAGCCAGCCAACCAGATGGTGAAATGTGACCCTCGCCATGGGAAATACATGGCCTGCTGCCTGTTGTACCGTGGTGACGTGGTTCCCAAAGATGTCAATGCTGCCATTGCCACCATCAAGACCGAGCGTACCATCCAGTTTGTGGACTGGTGCCCCACTGGCTTCAAGGTTGGCATTAACTACCAGCCTCCCACTGTGGTACCTGGCGGAGACCTGGCCAAAGTACAGCGAGCTGTGTGCATGCTGAGCAACACCACAGCTGTTGCTGAGGCCTGGGCGCGCCTGGACCACAAGTTTGACCTGATGTATGCCAAGCGTGCCTTTGTTCACTGGTACGTGGGTGAGGGCATGGAGGAAGGAGAGTTTTCTGAGGCCCGTGAGGACATGGCTGCCCTTGAGAAGGATTATGAGGAGGTTGGAGCCGACAGTGCAGAGGGAGATGATGAGGGTGACGAGTATTAG